One Eurosta solidaginis isolate ZX-2024a chromosome 5, ASM4086904v1, whole genome shotgun sequence DNA segment encodes these proteins:
- the LOC137254598 gene encoding uncharacterized protein isoform X1 has product MESTNNANSFNKVFATNIRFNEATSEAEGAAISSAGMVVDQAEGLLQGDQAEDVGTNQIEVNLAGPNGDVLRVLMEIIYKMDQIEQNQRTLSYNQSVLMKMVEEIKQDAVPKSEVLAQQHLMRECKVTLKKVESSVCKITGEVRDKYMDEVASALPLQNVLEVLRVEERLKVEEYAVAMKAHMFKIKGISEDIPRVVKEIFCDTLMEEYNWAGAAGKKSLQKLSLFETFLRDVFIHQGHASYEKGMRKAVELSHHRMAQRKFGKKQKLVTAQTSPPAQ; this is encoded by the exons ATGGAATCTACAAATAATG CGAATTCTTTCAATAAAGTGTTTGCAACGAATATACGTTTTAATGAGGCTACATCTGAAGCCGAAGGTGCTGCCATTTCCTCAGCAGGAATGGTAGTCGATCAGGCTGAAGGACTGCTACAAGGAGATCAGGCTGAAGATGTTGGAACCAACCAAATTGAAGTCAACCTGGCAGGACCTAATGgag ATGTGCTGAGAGTTTTGATGGAGATTATTTATAAGATGGATCAAATTGAACAGAAT CAACGTACACTCAGCTATAATCAAAGCGTACTAATGAAAATGGTGGAGGAAATAAAGCaagat GCGGTACCGAAGAGTGAAGTTTTGGCGCAACAGCACTTAATGCGAGAGTGCAAGGTGACGCTGAAGAAGGTGGAAAGCTCTGTGTGCAAAATTACTGGGGAAGTCAGAGACAAGTACATGGATGAAGTTGCCAGCGCATTGCCTCTCCAGAATGTATTAGAGGTTCTAAGGGTAGAAGAAAGATTGAAGGTAGAGGAGTATGCTGTAGCAATG AAGGCTCATATGTTCAAAATTAAGGGCATTTCAGAGGACATACCCCGAGTagttaaagaaattttttgtGACACGTTGATGGAAGAGTACAACTGGGCGGGAGCAGCTGGAAAGAAAAGTCTCCAAAAGCTTTCCTTGTTCGAGACATTTCTTCGCG ATGTATTCATACACCAAGGACATGCATCGTATGAAAAAGGAATGAGAAAAGCTGTTGAACTCAGCCACCACAGGATGGCACAAAGGAAATTcggcaaaaagcaaaaattagttACTGCACAGACAAGCCCACCAGCGCAATGA
- the LOC137254598 gene encoding uncharacterized protein isoform X2: MESTNNANSFNKVFATNIRFNEATSEAEGAAISSAGMVVDQAEGLLQGDQAEDVGTNQIEVNLAGPNGDVLRVLMEIIYKMDQIEQNQRTLSYNQSVLMKMVEEIKQDAVPKSEVLAQQHLMRECKVTLKKVESSVCKITGEVRDKYMDEVASALPLQNVLEVLRVEERLKVEEYAVAMAHMFKIKGISEDIPRVVKEIFCDTLMEEYNWAGAAGKKSLQKLSLFETFLRDVFIHQGHASYEKGMRKAVELSHHRMAQRKFGKKQKLVTAQTSPPAQ; this comes from the exons ATGGAATCTACAAATAATG CGAATTCTTTCAATAAAGTGTTTGCAACGAATATACGTTTTAATGAGGCTACATCTGAAGCCGAAGGTGCTGCCATTTCCTCAGCAGGAATGGTAGTCGATCAGGCTGAAGGACTGCTACAAGGAGATCAGGCTGAAGATGTTGGAACCAACCAAATTGAAGTCAACCTGGCAGGACCTAATGgag ATGTGCTGAGAGTTTTGATGGAGATTATTTATAAGATGGATCAAATTGAACAGAAT CAACGTACACTCAGCTATAATCAAAGCGTACTAATGAAAATGGTGGAGGAAATAAAGCaagat GCGGTACCGAAGAGTGAAGTTTTGGCGCAACAGCACTTAATGCGAGAGTGCAAGGTGACGCTGAAGAAGGTGGAAAGCTCTGTGTGCAAAATTACTGGGGAAGTCAGAGACAAGTACATGGATGAAGTTGCCAGCGCATTGCCTCTCCAGAATGTATTAGAGGTTCTAAGGGTAGAAGAAAGATTGAAGGTAGAGGAGTATGCTGTAGCAATG GCTCATATGTTCAAAATTAAGGGCATTTCAGAGGACATACCCCGAGTagttaaagaaattttttgtGACACGTTGATGGAAGAGTACAACTGGGCGGGAGCAGCTGGAAAGAAAAGTCTCCAAAAGCTTTCCTTGTTCGAGACATTTCTTCGCG ATGTATTCATACACCAAGGACATGCATCGTATGAAAAAGGAATGAGAAAAGCTGTTGAACTCAGCCACCACAGGATGGCACAAAGGAAATTcggcaaaaagcaaaaattagttACTGCACAGACAAGCCCACCAGCGCAATGA
- the LOC137254598 gene encoding uncharacterized protein isoform X3: MESTNNANSFNKVFATNIRFNEATSEAEGAAISSAGMVVDQAEGLLQGDQAEDVGTNQIEVNLAGPNGDVLRVLMEIIYKMDQIEQNQRTLSYNQSVLMKMVEEIKQDAVPKSEVLAQQHLMRECKVTLKKVESSVCKITGEVRDKYMDEVASALPLQNVLEVLRVEERLKKAHMFKIKGISEDIPRVVKEIFCDTLMEEYNWAGAAGKKSLQKLSLFETFLRDVFIHQGHASYEKGMRKAVELSHHRMAQRKFGKKQKLVTAQTSPPAQ, from the exons ATGGAATCTACAAATAATG CGAATTCTTTCAATAAAGTGTTTGCAACGAATATACGTTTTAATGAGGCTACATCTGAAGCCGAAGGTGCTGCCATTTCCTCAGCAGGAATGGTAGTCGATCAGGCTGAAGGACTGCTACAAGGAGATCAGGCTGAAGATGTTGGAACCAACCAAATTGAAGTCAACCTGGCAGGACCTAATGgag ATGTGCTGAGAGTTTTGATGGAGATTATTTATAAGATGGATCAAATTGAACAGAAT CAACGTACACTCAGCTATAATCAAAGCGTACTAATGAAAATGGTGGAGGAAATAAAGCaagat GCGGTACCGAAGAGTGAAGTTTTGGCGCAACAGCACTTAATGCGAGAGTGCAAGGTGACGCTGAAGAAGGTGGAAAGCTCTGTGTGCAAAATTACTGGGGAAGTCAGAGACAAGTACATGGATGAAGTTGCCAGCGCATTGCCTCTCCAGAATGTATTAGAGGTTCTAAGGGTAGAAGAAAGATTGAAG AAGGCTCATATGTTCAAAATTAAGGGCATTTCAGAGGACATACCCCGAGTagttaaagaaattttttgtGACACGTTGATGGAAGAGTACAACTGGGCGGGAGCAGCTGGAAAGAAAAGTCTCCAAAAGCTTTCCTTGTTCGAGACATTTCTTCGCG ATGTATTCATACACCAAGGACATGCATCGTATGAAAAAGGAATGAGAAAAGCTGTTGAACTCAGCCACCACAGGATGGCACAAAGGAAATTcggcaaaaagcaaaaattagttACTGCACAGACAAGCCCACCAGCGCAATGA